A region of Oxyura jamaicensis isolate SHBP4307 breed ruddy duck chromosome 5, BPBGC_Ojam_1.0, whole genome shotgun sequence DNA encodes the following proteins:
- the NUP160 gene encoding nuclear pore complex protein Nup160 isoform X1, with amino-acid sequence MAAGLAERSCLELGPAARAPPRRLREVAFSPPGTSPLPLGRYGDSAGGFCYRECAQLGAATRNRFVRWTTSGDTLELVEESLDNELLNNAVRLRIQGCPLLPGGVHICEVQSHLVVLLVTVQSVHRVVLPHPACSYRSELIMESQIQSVFTDIGKINFRDPANYYLIPSVPGLASNSVASAAWLSSEGEALFALPSAAGGIFVIKLPPHDVPGTVSVVELKQSSVVQRFLTGWMPTAIRGDGGPSDLPISLSVHCLDHDAFLFALCQDHKLRMWSYKDQMCLMVADLLEFMPVSRDLRLAAGTGHRLRLAFSQSLGLYLGVYMHAPKRGQFCVFQLVSTESNRYSLDHISSLFSSQETLVDFALTSAEIWALWHNEENQTVVKYINFEQNVAGQWNQVFVQPLPEEEVTVRHDQDPRETYLEYLFMPGRFTNAAIQKALQIFSQGTERHMDLTWDELKKEVTLAVENEFQSSVTEYECSPEEFWQLQVEFWSKFYACCLQYQEALSRPLALHLNPYTSMVCLLKKGSLSFLVPCSLVDHLYLLSNEHLLMEDDAAILDDSFIADLEMSRDVVCLVQCLRLIGESISMEMAFIMEMACSRLQPPEKAAEQILEDLIANDTENVMEDIHSKLQEIRNPIHAIGVLIREMDYETDADMERAHPLNMRMNLTQLYGSGTAVSVVCWGVCKIATIRFLICRDLLILQQLLLRLGDPMVLGGGQLFQSQQDLLHRTSPLLLSYYLIRWASQCLASDVPVDTLESNLQHLSVLELADTTALTTHKLVSSPQTIVELFFREVARKHIVSRLFLQPNTSLAETSLNWPHLITAIVADFLPLLWPSNPGFLFPECLMGSCQYTQLQEYIRLLQPWCHVNMGSCCFMMGRCYLVMGEGHKALDCFCQAASEVGREEFLDRLIQPEEGEMVSTPRLQYYNKVLRLLDMVGLPELVIQLASLAIMESADDWRSQATLRTCIFKHHLDLGHNSEAYVALTQNPDPSRQLDCLRQLVVVLCERSQLQELVEFPYVNLHNEVVGIIESHARAVDLMTHNYYELLYAFHIYRHNYRKAGSVMFEYGMRLGREVRTVRGLQKQGNCFLAAINCLRLIRPEYAWIVQPASGAVYERPGASPKRSHDGEYTAVPTTRQIEILELEDLEKECVLARIRLALVQHDLSTAAVAGSSTPKEMVALLVRAGLFDTAITLCQTFKLPLTPVFEGLTFKCIKLQLGGEAAQAEAWDWLAANQLSALVTTKESSATDEAWRLLSSYLERYPSQNSLYHRCVINKLLAHGIPLPNWLINSYKKVDAAELLRLYLNYDLLEEAADLVLEYIDAVLGKGHQYFGIEHPLSATAPMVWLPYTAIDQLLQALQESTTNHYNVMLYQKLHDKLEDYHQKVSLASQDRLYWQN; translated from the exons atggcggcggggcTGGCGGAGCGCAGCTGCCTGGAGCTGGGCCCCGCGGCCCGGGCCCCGCCGAGGCGGCTGCGGGAGGTGGCGTTCAGCCCCCCCGGCACCTCGCCGCTACCCCTGGGGCGTTACGGGGACAGCGCAGGGGGGTTCTGCTACCGGGAGTGCGCCCAGCTGGGCGCCGCCACCAGGAACCGCTTCGTCAGGTG GACAACGTCAGGGGACACgctggagctggtggaggaGTCCCTGGACAACGAGCTGCTGAACAACGCCGTGAGGCTGCGCATCCAGGGCTGCCCGCTGCTGCCGGGCGGCGTGCACATCTGCGAGGTGCAGAGCCACCTGGTCGTGCTGCTGGTCACCGTGCAGAGCGTGCACCGGGTGGTGTtgccccatccagcctgctCGTATCGCAGC GAGCTGATAATGGAGAGCCAGATTCAGTCCGTGTTTACAGATATCGGCAAAATCAACTTCAGAGACCCTGCCAATTACTACCTGATCCCCAGCGTGCCGGGCCTGGCGTCCAACTCGGTCGCCTCGgcggcctggctgagcagcgAGGGGGAGGCTCTGTTCGCGCTGCCCTCTGCGGCGGGGGGCATCTTCGTCATCAAGCTGCCCCCTCACGACGTGCCGG gAACGGTTTCGGTGGTGGAGTTGAAACAGAGCTCGGTGGTGCAGCGCTTCCTCACCGGTTGGATGCCGACTGCCATCAG AGGTGACGGCGGCCCGTCAGACCTGCCCATCAGCCTCTCGGTTCACTGCCTGGATCACGATGcctttctttttgctctctGCCAGGACCACAAGCTTAGGATGTGGTCCTACAAG GATCAAATGTGCCTGATGGTTGCGGATCTGCTGGAGTTCATGCCGGTCAGCAGGGACCTGCGGCTTGCGGCCGGCACCGGGCACCGACTGCGGCTGGCCTTCTCCCAGTCCCTGGGGCTTTACCTCGGCGTGTACATGCACGCGCCCAAGCGAGGGCAG TTCTGTGTCTTCCAGCTGGTGAGCACCGAGAGCAACCGCTACAGCCTTGACCACATATCCTCGCTGTTCTCCTCCCAG GAGACTCTTGTTGACTTTGCCTTAACCTCGGCTGAGATCTGGGCGCTGTGGCACAACGAGGAGAACCAGACCGTTGTAAAATACATCAACTTTGAGCA AAATGTTGCGGGCCAGTGGAACCAGGTCTTCGTGCAGCCTCTGCCTGAGGAGGAGGTGACGGTTCGACATGATCAGGACCCCAGG GAAACCTACCTAGAGTATCTCTTCATGCCTGGCCGTTTCACAAACGCAGCTATCCAGAAGGCTTTACAG ATCTTTTCTCAAGGAACTGAGAGACACATGGACCTGACATGGGACGAGTTAAAAAAAGAGGTTACCTTAGCTGTGGAAAACGAG TTCCAGAGCAGCGTGACAGAATACGAGTGCTCCCCGGAGGAGTTCTGGCAGCTGCAGGTGGAGTTCTGGTCCAAGTTCTATGCCTGCTGCCTTCAGTACCAGGAAGCGCTCTCGCGGCCCCTGGCCCTGCACCTGAACCCCTACACCAGCATGGTGTGCCTGCTGAAGAAG GGGTCCCTGTCTTTCCTTGTGCCCTGCTCCTTGGTGGACCACCTCTATCTCCTCTCTAACGAGCACCTGCTGATGGAGGACGATGCTGCCATCCTTGATG ATTCTTTCATTGCAGATTTGGAGATGTCTCGTGATGTTGTCTGTCTTGTCCAGTGCCTTCGACTGATCGGAGAATCAATTTCCATGGAAATGGCATTCATAATGGAAATGGCTTGCTCCCGCCTCCAGCCTCCAGAAAAGGCTGCAGAGCAGATCCTGGAGGACTTGATAGCTAATGACAC ggaaaatgtgATGGAGGATATACACAGCAAACTGCAGGAGATCAGGAACCCCATCCATGCCATCGGAGTGCTCATCCGAGAAATGGACTACGAGACAGACGCTGACATGGAAAGAG CTCATCCTCTAAATATGCGCATGAACCTCACCCAGCTGTACGGCAGCGGTACGGCTGTCAGCGTGGTTTGCTGGGGGGTATGTAAGATTGCCACGATCCGTTTCCTGATCTGTCGGGACCTGTTGATCCTCCAACAGCTGTTGCTGCGGCTCGGAGATCCT ATGGTGTTGGGCGGGGGACAGCTGTTCCAGTCGCAGCAGGACCTGCTGCACCGCacctcccctctgctgctgtcGTACTACCTGATCAGGTGGGCCAGCCAGTGCCTGGCGTCGGACGTCCCTGTCGACACGCT ggAATCTAATCTGCAGCATCTCTCTGTGCTGGAGTTAGCAGACACTACTGCTCTAACAACCCATAAACTAG TATCCAGCCCTCAGACAATCGTGGAGCTCTTCTTTCGGGAGGTGGCCAGAAAGCACATCGTATCTCGACTCTTCCTGCAACCCAACACCTCATTGGCTGAAACAAGCTTGAACTGGCCCCATCTCATCACGGCGATAGTGGCAGACTTTCTGCCGCTCCT ATGGCCCAGCAATCCTGGCTTCCTCTTCCCGGAGTGCCTGATGGGGAGCTGTCAGTACACCCAGCTGCAG GAGTACATCCGCCTGCTGCAGCCGTGGTGCCATGTGAACATGGGCTCCTGCTGCTTCATGATGGGCAGGTGCTACCTCGTCATGGGCGAGGGCCACAAG GCTCTGGACTGCTTCTGCCAAGCCGCCTCAGAGGTGGGAAGAGAAGAGTTCTTGGACAGGCTGATCCAACCCGAGGAGGGCGAGATGGTCTCCACGCCGCGCCTGCAGTACTACAACAAG GTTCTGCGCTTGCTGGACATGGTTGGCCTGCCGGAGCTGGTCATCCAGCTGGCTTCCCTGGCCATCATGGAGTCGGCAGATGACTGGAGAAGCCAG GCTACCTTGAGGACTTGCATCTTCAAACACCACTTGGATTTAGGACACAACAGTGAAGCATATGTAGCCTTAACGCAGAACCCAGATCCAAGCAG GCAGCTGGACTGTCTGCGCCAGCTAGTGGTGGTTCTCTGTGAGCGCTCCCAGCTCCAGGAACTGGTGGAGTTCCCCTACGTGAACCTCCATAACGAG GTCGTGGGGATCATCGAGTCCCACGCTCGAGCAGTGGACCTGATGACCCACAATTACTACGAGCTGCTCTACGCTTTCCACATCTACCGCCACAACTACCGCAAGG CTGGATCGGTGATGTTTGAATACGGCATGCGCCTGGGCCGGGAGGTGCGGACGGTCCGGGGGCTCCAGAAGCAGGGGAACTGTTTCCTCGCTGCCATTAACTGCTTACGGTTGATCCGCCCGGAGTACGCCTGGATAGTGCAGCCAGCTTCAGGAGCTGTG TATGAGCGTCCTGGAGCATCCCCGAAGAGAAGCCACGATGGGGAGTACACGGCTGTTCCCA CAACGCGCCAAATCGAGATCCTGGAGCTAGAGGATTTGGAAAAGGAGTGTGTGCTGGCCCGGATCCGGCTGGCTCTGGTGCAGCATGACCTGTCAACAGCCGCTGTGGCAG GCAGCTCCACGCCCAAGGAAATGGTTGCTCTCTTGGTCCGGGCTGGCCTCTTCGACACCGCCATCACCCTGTGCCAGACATTCAAGCTGCCGCTGACGCCCGTCTTTGAGGGGCTCACTTTCAA GTGCAtcaagctgcagctgggaggggaggcagcgcaAGCGGAGGCCTGGGACTGGCTAGCAGCAAACCAGCTCTCTGCGCTGGTTACCACCAAGGAGTCCAG CGCCACGGATGAAGCCTGGCGGCTGCTGTCGTCCTATTTGGAGCGTTACCCATCGCAGAACAGCCTGTACCATCGCTGCGTCATCAACAAGCTCCTGGCACACGGGATCCCTCTGCCCAACTGGCTCATCAACAGCTACAAG AAAGTggatgctgctgagctgctgcgcCTCTACCTCAACTACGacctgctggaggaggctgcggaTTTGGTCCTGGAGTACATAGATGCTGTGCTGGGCAAGGGTCACCAGTACTTTGGAATTGAG CATCCACTGTCGGCCACGGCCCCCATGGTGTGGCTCCCCTACACCGCCATCGaccagctgctgcaggcccTGCAGGAGAGCACCACCAACCACTACAACGTCATG CTCTACCAGAAGCTGCACGACAAGCTGGAGGACTACCACCAGAAGGTCAGCCTGGCCTCCCAGGACCGCCTGTACTGGCAGAACTAG
- the NUP160 gene encoding nuclear pore complex protein Nup160 isoform X2 gives MAAGLAERSCLELGPAARAPPRRLREVAFSPPGTSPLPLGRYGDSAGGFCYRECAQLGAATRNRFVRWTTSGDTLELVEESLDNELLNNAVRLRIQGCPLLPGGVHICEVQSHLVVLLVTVQSVHRVVLPHPACSYRSELIMESQIQSVFTDIGKINFRDPANYYLIPSVPGLASNSVASAAWLSSEGEALFALPSAAGGIFVIKLPPHDVPGTVSVVELKQSSVVQRFLTGWMPTAIRGDGGPSDLPISLSVHCLDHDAFLFALCQDHKLRMWSYKDQMCLMVADLLEFMPVSRDLRLAAGTGHRLRLAFSQSLGLYLGVYMHAPKRGQFCVFQLVSTESNRYSLDHISSLFSSQETLVDFALTSAEIWALWHNEENQTVVKYINFEQNVAGQWNQVFVQPLPEEEVTVRHDQDPRETYLEYLFMPGRFTNAAIQKALQIFSQGTERHMDLTWDELKKEVTLAVENEFQSSVTEYECSPEEFWQLQVEFWSKFYACCLQYQEALSRPLALHLNPYTSMVCLLKKGSLSFLVPCSLVDHLYLLSNEHLLMEDDAAILDDLEMSRDVVCLVQCLRLIGESISMEMAFIMEMACSRLQPPEKAAEQILEDLIANDTENVMEDIHSKLQEIRNPIHAIGVLIREMDYETDADMERAHPLNMRMNLTQLYGSGTAVSVVCWGVCKIATIRFLICRDLLILQQLLLRLGDPMVLGGGQLFQSQQDLLHRTSPLLLSYYLIRWASQCLASDVPVDTLESNLQHLSVLELADTTALTTHKLVSSPQTIVELFFREVARKHIVSRLFLQPNTSLAETSLNWPHLITAIVADFLPLLWPSNPGFLFPECLMGSCQYTQLQEYIRLLQPWCHVNMGSCCFMMGRCYLVMGEGHKALDCFCQAASEVGREEFLDRLIQPEEGEMVSTPRLQYYNKVLRLLDMVGLPELVIQLASLAIMESADDWRSQATLRTCIFKHHLDLGHNSEAYVALTQNPDPSRQLDCLRQLVVVLCERSQLQELVEFPYVNLHNEVVGIIESHARAVDLMTHNYYELLYAFHIYRHNYRKAGSVMFEYGMRLGREVRTVRGLQKQGNCFLAAINCLRLIRPEYAWIVQPASGAVYERPGASPKRSHDGEYTAVPTTRQIEILELEDLEKECVLARIRLALVQHDLSTAAVAGSSTPKEMVALLVRAGLFDTAITLCQTFKLPLTPVFEGLTFKCIKLQLGGEAAQAEAWDWLAANQLSALVTTKESSATDEAWRLLSSYLERYPSQNSLYHRCVINKLLAHGIPLPNWLINSYKKVDAAELLRLYLNYDLLEEAADLVLEYIDAVLGKGHQYFGIEHPLSATAPMVWLPYTAIDQLLQALQESTTNHYNVMLYQKLHDKLEDYHQKVSLASQDRLYWQN, from the exons atggcggcggggcTGGCGGAGCGCAGCTGCCTGGAGCTGGGCCCCGCGGCCCGGGCCCCGCCGAGGCGGCTGCGGGAGGTGGCGTTCAGCCCCCCCGGCACCTCGCCGCTACCCCTGGGGCGTTACGGGGACAGCGCAGGGGGGTTCTGCTACCGGGAGTGCGCCCAGCTGGGCGCCGCCACCAGGAACCGCTTCGTCAGGTG GACAACGTCAGGGGACACgctggagctggtggaggaGTCCCTGGACAACGAGCTGCTGAACAACGCCGTGAGGCTGCGCATCCAGGGCTGCCCGCTGCTGCCGGGCGGCGTGCACATCTGCGAGGTGCAGAGCCACCTGGTCGTGCTGCTGGTCACCGTGCAGAGCGTGCACCGGGTGGTGTtgccccatccagcctgctCGTATCGCAGC GAGCTGATAATGGAGAGCCAGATTCAGTCCGTGTTTACAGATATCGGCAAAATCAACTTCAGAGACCCTGCCAATTACTACCTGATCCCCAGCGTGCCGGGCCTGGCGTCCAACTCGGTCGCCTCGgcggcctggctgagcagcgAGGGGGAGGCTCTGTTCGCGCTGCCCTCTGCGGCGGGGGGCATCTTCGTCATCAAGCTGCCCCCTCACGACGTGCCGG gAACGGTTTCGGTGGTGGAGTTGAAACAGAGCTCGGTGGTGCAGCGCTTCCTCACCGGTTGGATGCCGACTGCCATCAG AGGTGACGGCGGCCCGTCAGACCTGCCCATCAGCCTCTCGGTTCACTGCCTGGATCACGATGcctttctttttgctctctGCCAGGACCACAAGCTTAGGATGTGGTCCTACAAG GATCAAATGTGCCTGATGGTTGCGGATCTGCTGGAGTTCATGCCGGTCAGCAGGGACCTGCGGCTTGCGGCCGGCACCGGGCACCGACTGCGGCTGGCCTTCTCCCAGTCCCTGGGGCTTTACCTCGGCGTGTACATGCACGCGCCCAAGCGAGGGCAG TTCTGTGTCTTCCAGCTGGTGAGCACCGAGAGCAACCGCTACAGCCTTGACCACATATCCTCGCTGTTCTCCTCCCAG GAGACTCTTGTTGACTTTGCCTTAACCTCGGCTGAGATCTGGGCGCTGTGGCACAACGAGGAGAACCAGACCGTTGTAAAATACATCAACTTTGAGCA AAATGTTGCGGGCCAGTGGAACCAGGTCTTCGTGCAGCCTCTGCCTGAGGAGGAGGTGACGGTTCGACATGATCAGGACCCCAGG GAAACCTACCTAGAGTATCTCTTCATGCCTGGCCGTTTCACAAACGCAGCTATCCAGAAGGCTTTACAG ATCTTTTCTCAAGGAACTGAGAGACACATGGACCTGACATGGGACGAGTTAAAAAAAGAGGTTACCTTAGCTGTGGAAAACGAG TTCCAGAGCAGCGTGACAGAATACGAGTGCTCCCCGGAGGAGTTCTGGCAGCTGCAGGTGGAGTTCTGGTCCAAGTTCTATGCCTGCTGCCTTCAGTACCAGGAAGCGCTCTCGCGGCCCCTGGCCCTGCACCTGAACCCCTACACCAGCATGGTGTGCCTGCTGAAGAAG GGGTCCCTGTCTTTCCTTGTGCCCTGCTCCTTGGTGGACCACCTCTATCTCCTCTCTAACGAGCACCTGCTGATGGAGGACGATGCTGCCATCCTTGATG ATTTGGAGATGTCTCGTGATGTTGTCTGTCTTGTCCAGTGCCTTCGACTGATCGGAGAATCAATTTCCATGGAAATGGCATTCATAATGGAAATGGCTTGCTCCCGCCTCCAGCCTCCAGAAAAGGCTGCAGAGCAGATCCTGGAGGACTTGATAGCTAATGACAC ggaaaatgtgATGGAGGATATACACAGCAAACTGCAGGAGATCAGGAACCCCATCCATGCCATCGGAGTGCTCATCCGAGAAATGGACTACGAGACAGACGCTGACATGGAAAGAG CTCATCCTCTAAATATGCGCATGAACCTCACCCAGCTGTACGGCAGCGGTACGGCTGTCAGCGTGGTTTGCTGGGGGGTATGTAAGATTGCCACGATCCGTTTCCTGATCTGTCGGGACCTGTTGATCCTCCAACAGCTGTTGCTGCGGCTCGGAGATCCT ATGGTGTTGGGCGGGGGACAGCTGTTCCAGTCGCAGCAGGACCTGCTGCACCGCacctcccctctgctgctgtcGTACTACCTGATCAGGTGGGCCAGCCAGTGCCTGGCGTCGGACGTCCCTGTCGACACGCT ggAATCTAATCTGCAGCATCTCTCTGTGCTGGAGTTAGCAGACACTACTGCTCTAACAACCCATAAACTAG TATCCAGCCCTCAGACAATCGTGGAGCTCTTCTTTCGGGAGGTGGCCAGAAAGCACATCGTATCTCGACTCTTCCTGCAACCCAACACCTCATTGGCTGAAACAAGCTTGAACTGGCCCCATCTCATCACGGCGATAGTGGCAGACTTTCTGCCGCTCCT ATGGCCCAGCAATCCTGGCTTCCTCTTCCCGGAGTGCCTGATGGGGAGCTGTCAGTACACCCAGCTGCAG GAGTACATCCGCCTGCTGCAGCCGTGGTGCCATGTGAACATGGGCTCCTGCTGCTTCATGATGGGCAGGTGCTACCTCGTCATGGGCGAGGGCCACAAG GCTCTGGACTGCTTCTGCCAAGCCGCCTCAGAGGTGGGAAGAGAAGAGTTCTTGGACAGGCTGATCCAACCCGAGGAGGGCGAGATGGTCTCCACGCCGCGCCTGCAGTACTACAACAAG GTTCTGCGCTTGCTGGACATGGTTGGCCTGCCGGAGCTGGTCATCCAGCTGGCTTCCCTGGCCATCATGGAGTCGGCAGATGACTGGAGAAGCCAG GCTACCTTGAGGACTTGCATCTTCAAACACCACTTGGATTTAGGACACAACAGTGAAGCATATGTAGCCTTAACGCAGAACCCAGATCCAAGCAG GCAGCTGGACTGTCTGCGCCAGCTAGTGGTGGTTCTCTGTGAGCGCTCCCAGCTCCAGGAACTGGTGGAGTTCCCCTACGTGAACCTCCATAACGAG GTCGTGGGGATCATCGAGTCCCACGCTCGAGCAGTGGACCTGATGACCCACAATTACTACGAGCTGCTCTACGCTTTCCACATCTACCGCCACAACTACCGCAAGG CTGGATCGGTGATGTTTGAATACGGCATGCGCCTGGGCCGGGAGGTGCGGACGGTCCGGGGGCTCCAGAAGCAGGGGAACTGTTTCCTCGCTGCCATTAACTGCTTACGGTTGATCCGCCCGGAGTACGCCTGGATAGTGCAGCCAGCTTCAGGAGCTGTG TATGAGCGTCCTGGAGCATCCCCGAAGAGAAGCCACGATGGGGAGTACACGGCTGTTCCCA CAACGCGCCAAATCGAGATCCTGGAGCTAGAGGATTTGGAAAAGGAGTGTGTGCTGGCCCGGATCCGGCTGGCTCTGGTGCAGCATGACCTGTCAACAGCCGCTGTGGCAG GCAGCTCCACGCCCAAGGAAATGGTTGCTCTCTTGGTCCGGGCTGGCCTCTTCGACACCGCCATCACCCTGTGCCAGACATTCAAGCTGCCGCTGACGCCCGTCTTTGAGGGGCTCACTTTCAA GTGCAtcaagctgcagctgggaggggaggcagcgcaAGCGGAGGCCTGGGACTGGCTAGCAGCAAACCAGCTCTCTGCGCTGGTTACCACCAAGGAGTCCAG CGCCACGGATGAAGCCTGGCGGCTGCTGTCGTCCTATTTGGAGCGTTACCCATCGCAGAACAGCCTGTACCATCGCTGCGTCATCAACAAGCTCCTGGCACACGGGATCCCTCTGCCCAACTGGCTCATCAACAGCTACAAG AAAGTggatgctgctgagctgctgcgcCTCTACCTCAACTACGacctgctggaggaggctgcggaTTTGGTCCTGGAGTACATAGATGCTGTGCTGGGCAAGGGTCACCAGTACTTTGGAATTGAG CATCCACTGTCGGCCACGGCCCCCATGGTGTGGCTCCCCTACACCGCCATCGaccagctgctgcaggcccTGCAGGAGAGCACCACCAACCACTACAACGTCATG CTCTACCAGAAGCTGCACGACAAGCTGGAGGACTACCACCAGAAGGTCAGCCTGGCCTCCCAGGACCGCCTGTACTGGCAGAACTAG